In Plasmodium relictum strain SGS1 genome assembly, chromosome: 4, a single window of DNA contains:
- the DHHC12 gene encoding palmitoyltransferase, putative: MNTLKKYIYLIFLKFNHYFQVLYFFYLSSGSFIILFQSYIILERYYNDNYHRFFCLLIFLCGFVSFLICSLSDSGKICNSYLDKHFKYYPYDEIIFHENSECETCKIKKPARSKHCKYCSSCISRYDHHCFLLNNCIGGYNKVYFLIFIYVNIVITFYSSYITSLSLCSVIKYENLFNVTFINKETNKVLSNSYLTIAKYLFSEYSATFSLFIISFFSFFCILVFFLSEIYYSFCVNLTNYEKKKYNKLKNSLHINKNFYNKGLIKNVNDVLFYKKNIEDFLKKSS, translated from the exons atgaatactttaaaaaagtatatatatttgatttttcttaaatttaatcattattttcaa gttttatattttttctaccTTTCTAGTGGTAgttttataattctttttcagt CATACATCATATTAGAACGATATTACAATGATAATTATCATAg aTTTTTCTgtctattaatttttttatgtggTTTTGtgtcttttttaatatgttcATTAAGTGATTCAg GAAAAATATGCAATAGTTACTTGGATAAGCACTTCAAATATTATCCATATGATGAAATTATTTTCCACGAAAACTCAGAATGTGAAActtgtaaaattaaaaa gCCTGCAAGAAGTAAGCATTGTAAATATTGTTCTTCATGCATATCTCGCTATGATCATCATtgttttttgttaaataatTGTATTGGTGGATATAATaaagtttattttttgatttttatatatgtaaacaTTGTAATAACCTTTTACTCTTCttatataa cTTCTCTTAGTCTATGTAGTGTAATAAAATATGAGAATCTCTTTAAtg ttacttttataaataaagaaacaaATAAAGTTTTATCAAATTCATATTTAACAATTgctaaa TATTTATTTTCTGAGTATAGTGCTACATTCTCCCTATTTATAATAtcctttttttcatttttctgtATACTTGTATTTTTTCTGAGTGAAATATATTATAGTTTTTGCGTTAATTTGacaaattatgaaaaaaaaaagtataataaattaaaaaatagtcttcacataaataaaaatttttataataaag GTCTTATAAAGAATGTGAACGATGTAttgttttataaaaaaaatattgaagattttcttaaaaaaagttcatga